The Haematobia irritans isolate KBUSLIRL chromosome 1, ASM5000362v1, whole genome shotgun sequence DNA segment gtctcgatgtcctcgaatagtgtggcatggttgaccgtatcgaatgccttcgataggtcaagtgCCACGAAGACCGTCGTGTGACACGACTTGGGCTGATTGAGTCCCATATTAATGTGtgctgaaatggcatgcaagGCTGTCGCCGTACTATGAACCttgcggaatccatgttgatggtgggcagctggaaaattctccacaaggctgggtagGAGTAGTaattgtcttggctactggcgagaaaaGGGATATCGGTATGTACGATTCACCCTTGGTCGAGTCTTTgcctggtttcagtagtggaatcactctacccattttccagacatcgcgtataatgagtgattctaaggacaaattgaggagtctggtcaggttctCAACTCCCAGATGGTTCAGCATTAGCGCCTtgaatggtttcgcgctgttgatgacattggtaacttcggctgtggtAAATTGTGTGTCATCGGCTGGTAGACCACGTATacgacgagtggctctccttttcgctctatcactctcgggatgctcgacaaactgtcggttgaagtatttagcACATCTCTTCCGAACAGTCAcggtcacgtcgccaaaggtgactgaaaccCCATCAACCCtcgtagcggggttcgagagggctctcactgttgaccacaatttacctgttcctgtgcctaggttacattgcttcaggtgctctaaccatgtgttccgattgtgctcgtcgactatcttactaatctctagactcagttccctgattctcgggtcagcagggttagcgagacggcgttcatcacgctcgtctgcgaatcCCGCCACTtcagctgggaagttgggcctcacttgggcaattcgaccagcgggtataaAGCGAGCGGCTGTTGGtttatgatgtcccggaacaccCTCTGGGCAACTTGAACATGAGAGTGGAACGGGAgcccactgaagcggcgatctttATATTCTCTGAAGGCtttccagttggctttcttttggtttATAAACATCAgatgttatgaaatcggagggtcggttaatggtgacaattatggggaggtggtctgaTCCCAATGAAATTACGGATTGCCAGGAAAAGTCATTcatcagaccaggcgatgctaaagataaatctggcgaactgctacaatcacccataattctcgtggggggcCTCTTcgtggagtcatctatctgctctgtcaaagctatgcctctctggtcattacccaggagagaatgccaaagttcatggtgggcattaaagtctcaGAACCAATCAGTTATGGCCGCAAaacagccactcaatgtttgggctataacctggagcacagctaccaaccggcggtatatacacattgtaaagctctatctcggcagcctcACAAGCTCTGACACATGCGCGATAGGCCTATATTCaacggaacggtgtaatatgaaagcccgGCCACAACCTCCACTTCTAGTGCGATCCTTACGCAGCACATTGTATCAATCACAATGGCGCAAGCCATTCGTCTCTTCCATCGCCGCGACCCTGATACTCTTTCGATTCATAAAAACTACTCTTCGctaatcttaccacggagcccgttgcaactaaattgcaaaaattatgcACTTACCGGAACTGGTACAGCAATATTGGGTGTCAGATGCtgtcagtatgactatactcccgtagcgatgttaagccggaacagttccggaagtgcacccattccaagcaccggttatacctcaccgaaaccgaacgATGGTGAATTTGGTTTCGGCAGACCGAACAGTACCATGGTCACGGGTTTTCCCGgaatgcaccttctccaacacaaaaaacggacgaaacaacacgtacactgatgtggcagccgctggccggtGAATAaaatccatcgggtcaatccggtgcaaagaacccgccgccgtgggattgttCTTGTTATGTCATCGTGCAGCTTCCTCGAGGTATACCCGATCCACATCCATTTTCTTCTTCGGATTACAGGTTGATGTCGTCTTATGCAGTAGTATGGTCGATTTCTAGTAGTCATTATGAGATACTGCATGCGTCGCGCTTGCCTGATATGACTGGAATTTTCTCCGCGGAACTTGCGGCTATCGCAATGCAATGAATCTGACGGGGTAGGTTCTCTTATGCACTGATAGTCTTAGCGCGGTTACGACTATCGTGAGATATAGGAAGAATATCTACGATAGAATTATTAACATTAGTACTTCTTCTGTTTGTGTTGTGCTGCTATGGTATTGTCGGAAATGAGAAGGACGATAACTCGGCCAGAGAGGCACTAAGAGGTTCACGCAATGGTGCAATTTTACATCAATTTCGTTCTGTACGTAAGTTAAGGAGACAAAATAGCGGGGAAAGCTCAGAGGTCTTCCTAAAGAGTGTATGACCTTCAGGTGTATGATCAAATTATTGTTATAGACTCAgcagatcggatggaattttatcAGACCGCCTTAGGGTTGGTAAGGCACTTTTTAATATCCGGCACAACTAAGATTCAATGGATCGCCTGATGTGCTCATTTTGTGGAACAGTTTTGTCTATTGACCATTTCAGTTGGTTGCGCGATGCGCGAATAACATTCGAATTCGTGCTCATAACATCATTGATATTTAAACTAGCGTTCATTAtagatatttaatattttttaggttATATTAGTACACATGATTATGTATTAATTTCCTATTTTCCCTATTTTTAATCAGCCGATTCTTGCTTTAAGACggttcatttcattttctattctaatttcattttttagtaTTTTCGCTTTCGTTCTATGATGGGGTGCGTATGATCTTAGTTATCCTGCGccttttatatatatttcataaattgtatttatgtgatatatttgaaataaatatataaatagaataCGGTGGAAATATTAGCCCTACTATGAGCACAAACCCCTCAAACATTTTACGTTAAAAACCCTTGCCCCTTGCTTCTAAATAGGAACAGGTGTTTCTGGCAATGTCTTTGGTGGTGTGcccagaaaaaaaacatttattaggATTCAATATCGAAAGGATACAAATGTATGTTACCATGACATCTCACATCAAACAAACATTATTGTGAACAGCACTATGGCCTGCCACAGTAGTCTTAAACATCACCTCGGAACATAAACGtattatccatagaaaaaacATGTCCAATAATTATTACAATGAGATATGGCATTTATCTCAACACGAAATTGAGCTATTGGCAATTGAAGATTTCGAAAGACAAAACCAGGATGTGGACACAACAATTGCAGCTCAAACATCCGATTTAACATGTGATGAAGCAACGCGCAAGGCACTAATTCAAGCCAGCACATATGAATTCTATTTGAAATATATCTGTATAGCAAATCGATTGGAGGAAGTGTATGACAAAATGATACAACCACAAAAGAGACAATTGATAAGGAATATCCTTAATGCATGTCTGGGTAGAATCATTGAACTAAAACATGATCTCGTTAATATCGATCTCATGGAATTTAGTTATAATGATGCAGTTGTGGAACGTTTAAAACTGACGCCCATAGAAACTGAGTTGAGGATACCTCGATACTTTCTCAGAGAGAGAAAAGCAGAATTGGAACATCGCAATAGGACAATGCATGAAATTCTCGTTAAATTGGGATGGGTTGAAGAAAATccagtttttgaaaaattgacaGAGATTGATGCTATACGTTTGATCCAGATGCATGAACGTGCACGTCAGGGTCGATTACGGGCCCATTTTATGAAGGAAATACGTATGCTAAAGGAAAAgggaaaaaatgaagaaaaagatAAAGATGGCAATGATTCTGGACTAATGGCAGCTCTGAAAATTCAAAAGATTTGGCGTGGCCACACGGATAGAAGAAAAACCAGACGCCGGAAATTGGATGAAATGATTTTAATTGGCATGTTACCACCACCGGCATCGGTAATAAAAGCACGAGCAGAAAAAGCAGAAGCATTAAATCAGGTAAAGAGTGAAAAAGTTAGAACGATGGTGTGCAAAAGAAACTAAAAAAATCGCACTCTTCTAATAGTCCACCTGTAAATTAGGGTCCAAACAAGACACTTATGTCTCGAGAAATCAATTTCCTTTAGATTATGTATGAACTTCTCTAATCTCGTAATCGCAGGgattccgtctgtggaaatcacactaacttccgtacgaaacaagctatcaacttgaaaattggcacaagtagatgttattgatgtaggtcgattggtattgcctccatataaaccgacctccatcGCTTGCCAAGCCGCTTAGAGGTGTTAATTTCATcgaatccagttgaaatttggtacatgatgttggtccatatcggtccataattatatacagctcccatataagccgatctccagatttgcctTAGGGAGACTCCAGCAAGATCAAatctcatctgatccggttgaaatttgttacatgatgttagtatatgccctctaacaaccatgcaaaaattggtccatatcggtccataaatatattgagcccccatataaacctatccccagatttgacctccggagcctcttggaggagcaaaattcatccgattcgattgatatttggtatgcggtgttagtatatggtccctaacattcatgcaaaaattgatccatatcggtccataattatatatagcccccatataaaccggtccccaaatttgacctccggaaacaCTGAGAGGagttaatttcatccgatctgcttgaaattcggtacgatcTGTTAGTATACgccatccaacaaccatgcaaaaattgggccatatcggtccataattatatatagccctcacataaaccgatccccagatttatcttacggatcctcttggaagagcaaattacatccgatggaAATTTGTTtggttgttagtatatgccccctaacaaccatgcacaaatttgaaaacatctgtccattattttatatagcccccatataaaccgatcccccaagatTTAACTTCGGAATACTCatgaaagaaataattttatctCATCAGGTTGAAAGTTGGCGCTCTAATTGCTatgcggttcataattatttatagactcctctatataaaacgACCAAGAACTAAAGAGGCTTATAAAGGAATTTAttctgtcttttttatcgaacaTAACTCGATATGGACTATGATGGTTAAGCCCTCTCTCCAGTGGACGTTCGAGATTTATATTGTTTTCAATCAGGTAAAAGAAAACTGATAcaacttttaaattttgtggTGGTACAAAACTTAGAGATGCACCCTCTCCTATGTAATTATTCTTTGATTTCGgttaaaatattttggtaataaaattgcaTTCTTCTTCTTCTACATAACACAGATATATGAACAACGCTATGCTACGCAAGAggcatttaaagaaaaatttgaagctACCTTAGAGTTGGTACGAGAGGAGATTAAAACAAAGCATGGAGCTAATATGACCGAAGATATTTCCGATGAAATTCGTGCTTGGATAAAAGATTTTTACGATAAAACTGGAAAATTACCCGATTTCCCATCAGAAGATCAAGGCGGttcattgcatatttttagtAGACCTGGAACAGAGAGTGAAGTAAGTCGTTCATCGGCTAGATCTTCTAAGGAATCCCGTAAAACAAAAGATAAATCCAAATCGCCAGCTCGTAGCGGAGATCTTAATGTCAATGAAAATCAAGATGAAGAAGGTAATGGACTGCAACCGGCTCAGTCAGTTTGTCTGCCGGATATACGAGTCGAAATTGAAAGGTAAGCTGGTTTATTTAACCcttgtgggagccaccgtggtgcaatggttagcatgcccgtcttgctacacaaggtcgtgggctcgattcctgcttcgaccgaacaccaaaaagtttttttagccgtggattatcccacctcaataatgctggtaacatttctgtgggtttcaaagcttctctaagtggtttcactgtaatatggaacgccgttcggactcggctataaaaaggaggtcccttatcattgagcttcccagcaaaaaaatttggaaattcttccaaaggcacaactttaaaagcacttccagaagatgcactcccaatgatgttctttattttaactacccaggaagttctttaattcaatttttataacttgtttttttcatacttttaatggataattttaacttttttgtttcaaataggttaaaaacagagtaagaattcataaaatggtacaaatcatttaaattttgtcgacaaaaatgctaaatcctatctaaaaaaattttgaatttttgaaaatatttgaggtcaaacgtttccgacaagcgttagaaaccattaaaaattacaaaaaattataaaaaatatttatttgacaaaatatcacagaattttttaatttacaaccaaaacattgaattcggatcacacctaaagaagtgatgaaaattcggtacaacggctgttgaaatagaggacttccgtcctatgacaagcccatgttaaattcatcgcttctgcgtaaattttgcacaacttccggatccaaaaagtacattttcattacttttttggcgatgctttttttgctgggttaatatggaatcgggcagcactcagtgataagagagaagttcaccaatgtggtatcacaatggactgaatagtctaagtgaccttgataaatcgggctgccaccttacctaacACTTGTGCACTCCTGGGTAAGTGCCCTTTCCACGTGCggattatggaaatattttatttttattattatcttctaAAAACATACATTTCGTCCTTGTAAtggataaataaaagtttcaaaaaaaaaatatccaaaaactAAAGGAATAAAAACAACGTTTTAAAAACAATGTTGGGTCAAATTGACCCAAGGAGTGCACAAGGGTTAACATCACACAGAAAATGGAATTGATAACCGGTGATTGTACTCAAAAACTCAagtgaaattttagaccaacgaacattatttgtaaaattattttggcGGCATAAAAGTtggtttggaagaaaagtataaacgtaGATGACTTCCGCAagcccctagatttggcttgcgcaaacTCTTAGTGGagcaaatttcgaaattttttacatCGTTCTTTTTTCCcccattgaaatttatttatttttttattcatttaatcAACTAAATTTAGGTTCAATGACATCTGGCGTGAAAAGGATGAAACTGGAAATTTGTTGCAGACTCAATACGATGACATGATATACGCTGAAAAATACGATGAAGTCGAAAGGGAATTTCGAAGAGTTGTTGATGATGTTATGAGGCAAGAACTGGAATTATTACAGGTAAGCATGCAAAagataatcgaaaatcgattaaataaatttcttatcGCAGACCGCTATTGGTAaaaaagcaaagaaaaacaacaaaaaggccCGAAGATCAGGCAAGAAAAGTAAGAAGAAAAAGGAAAAAGATTTAACTCCAGATCGAACCACAGAGTCTCTATATGAAGAACTGGTTACAAATGGCATAATAAGAAAATATCCTGAAATACGTTTGAGCCAATTTCTTGGAGATAAAGCTTTGACATGTCGTTCTGGAATAAATCCCTCACCTGGGGACATAAGGCAACTTCTGGTGGAATATTGTATACTACCATTGGGCTCGGAACAAATCCATAATACGTGCCCGCTTATACGATCTGTATTGCTTGCTGGCCCTAAGGGTTCAGGAAAGAAAGCCTTATTACATGCAATCTGTACCGAAGTTGGTGCTGTTCTATTTGATCTTACTCCTGCAAATATTGTTGGAAAATATCCCGGAAAGTCTGGATTGATAATGTTAATACATTTAGTATTGAAAGTTTCACGTCTCCTACAGCCAGCAGTTATCTATATGGGTGATGCTGAGAAACCTTTTATGAAGAAAATTCCGAAGACTGATCGTACAGATCCAAAAAGACTGAAAAAAGACTTGCCAAAACTTATCAGGAATATAGCTCCAGAGGATCGAGTATTATTTGTTGGGACATCCAATTTACCCTGGGAAGCCGATCAAAAACTTTTGCAACAAACATACAATCGTTTCATATATATACCGCGACCAGACTATGGGGCTTTATCACATGCTTGGAAAACATTATTATGGTAAGGTGATGAAGCAATCGTTTACATTAAAAACATAGTCgttcacatatatatatatatttttttcattctttaaatatttaaaaattcgatCTGTTCTTCTCAAAACCAGtgataattggtttataaatGTAGTAGCgaacaattttaaaacatcCATATCCCATCAAATTTTCTGATCtttaattttaatcaatttCTCGTAATTGACGAAAATCGACTAATCGGATATATACGTTATTGATCAaacccaaaatgatttttatgaatattaacAGCATCGTTTCGGATTTTCCAAACATTCTTTGTAGGCATAGCAGAAAAATCTGCCGAAAAAGGGGAAGCaggcactgtttgctgaaatagcatatATGGTCTGCTATTTTTCAAACTCGATTACACTTAAACATACTTTAGTTTAactgaaacaaacaaaacactCAATCTTTATTCAGTGGGTCACAGACTCTAAACAAAAAAGTGTTGGTTGTCCAAACCAACGTGGGATGGAAGTAGAAACTGAGATCTACTCAAAAATATAATTCATGTGTTTCAGACCCGCTGGGAAGTtgagatatgacccattttgtgCTATGGGCCACTGATCCTGGACAGAAATCTCTAAAGTTCTTCCAAACGGAAATATGTGGGACGACCAAATCAACGTAgaatggaagtagaaaccgAAAtctactcaaagacacaaacacTGTGCTCTAGACATGCTGAGGATTCGAGATATTGTCCACTTTGCGTTATGGGCTACTCATCCCGGAGAGAAACCTCCAAATATGTTCCCAATGGAAGTATGTGGGCTCACCAAACTAACgtggaatggaag contains these protein-coding regions:
- the LOC142220843 gene encoding dynein regulatory complex protein 11, yielding MSNNYYNEIWHLSQHEIELLAIEDFERQNQDVDTTIAAQTSDLTCDEATRKALIQASTYEFYLKYICIANRLEEVYDKMIQPQKRQLIRNILNACLGRIIELKHDLVNIDLMEFSYNDAVVERLKLTPIETELRIPRYFLRERKAELEHRNRTMHEILVKLGWVEENPVFEKLTEIDAIRLIQMHERARQGRLRAHFMKEIRMLKEKGKNEEKDKDGNDSGLMAALKIQKIWRGHTDRRKTRRRKLDEMILIGMLPPPASVIKARAEKAEALNQIYEQRYATQEAFKEKFEATLELVREEIKTKHGANMTEDISDEIRAWIKDFYDKTGKLPDFPSEDQGGSLHIFSRPGTESEVSRSSARSSKESRKTKDKSKSPARSGDLNVNENQDEEGNGLQPAQSVCLPDIRVEIERFNDIWREKDETGNLLQTQYDDMIYAEKYDEVEREFRRVVDDVMRQELELLQTAIGKKAKKNNKKARRSGKKSKKKKEKDLTPDRTTESLYEELVTNGIIRKYPEIRLSQFLGDKALTCRSGINPSPGDIRQLLVEYCILPLGSEQIHNTCPLIRSVLLAGPKGSGKKALLHAICTEVGAVLFDLTPANIVGKYPGKSGLIMLIHLVLKVSRLLQPAVIYMGDAEKPFMKKIPKTDRTDPKRLKKDLPKLIRNIAPEDRVLFVGTSNLPWEADQKLLQQTYNRFIYIPRPDYGALSHAWKTLLCEYSGGLSNLDCSVMAKISDGYTIGSVNACLKEVLTCKRKLQLRSQPLTHAELINVLCTRDPVYREEEEAYESWWTKTPLGRRRQKLLEMEEEARLEEQAQAAKQGNGKKKV